Within the Roseicitreum antarcticum genome, the region CCATGATGCGCAGCAGCGTCGATTTCCCCGAGCCGTTCACGCCGACGACGCCGATCTTCACGCCCGGCAGGAAGGACAGCTTGATGTTTTCAAAGCATTTCTTGCCACCCGGATAGGTCTTGGACACACCGTCCATGTGGTACACATATTGATAGGCCGCCATCGGGCACCCCCTTTGTTGTTCGGATCTGCGGTTTGCTTGCCCCCCATGTATGGAAATTGGCGGCAAAGGGCAATCGGCGGCGGTATCTGACCGGAATGTGACCGACTTGCCGCAGGGGGCTGTGATAATGTGCGATATCTTACCCAGAAAGGCCCGCGCGATGTTGCACCGCCGCCACATGATCACGCTGACACTGGCCGCGCTGGCCGCCCCTGCAAAGGCGCAGCCCTACCTGGCCGAGGGTGGCGTGGCCCTGCGCGGCTATGACCCGGTGGCCTATTTCACCCACGCCGAACCCCGGCGCGGCGATCCGGCGATCAGCGCGCAATGGGGCGGCGCGACTTGGCATTTCACCGACATCGCCAGCCGCGACAGCTTTCTGGCGGCACCGGACCGCTTCGCGCCGCAATACGGGGGCTATTGCGCCTGGGCGGCGGCGCAGAACTACCTTGCCCCGGTGGACCCCACACAATGGCAGATCGTGGACGGGCGGCTTTACCTTAACGCCTCAGCCCGGATCCAGCGGCGGTGGCAGCGTGACATCCCAGGCCATATCCGCCGCGCCGATGCGAACTGGGCGGATCTGCGACCCTGACCAATCAGGCGCACAATTTCGCGCCATATGCCCGTTCGCTCAGCCGATTCCCCGCGACGCAAGCCGCTTGCAGGATTGCATTCGTGACAGATTTGCGTCCTATTGGTCAAATTATAACCAATCGGGCGCCAAGTGACCGACCAATCTGTTATCGAGATTCGCGGCCTGCACAAAAGCTACGGCGATCTGGCCGTGCTGAAGGGCATAGATGTGACCGCGCGGCGCGGCGATGTCGTGGCACTGATCGGCTCTTCCGGGTCGGGGAAATCAACGTTGCTGCGCTGCTGCAACTTGCTGGAGGAAAGCCAGAAGGGCGATATCATCTTCAGCGGCGACCCCGTGCGCTGGCGCGGTTCAGGCGCACACCGCCGCCCCGCCGACCCCGCGCAGGTGATCCGCATTCGCACCAACCTGTCGATGGTGTTCCAGTCCTTCAATCTCTGGGCGCATATGACGGTGCTTCAAAATGTGATGGAGGCACCGCTGACCGTGTTGCGGCAGGACCGCGCGGTAGTGGAATCCCGCGCCCGCGCCCTGCTGGAAAAGGTCGGCATCGGCGACAAGGCCGATGTCTACCCCGCGCAGATGTCGGGCGGCCAGCAACAGCGCGCCGCCATCGCGCGCGCGCTCTGCATGGAGCCCGACGCACTGCTGTTCGATGAACCGACAAGCGCGCTCGACCCTGAACTTGAACAAGAAGTCGTGCGCGTTATCAAGGCCTTGGCAGATGAGGGCCGCACCATGATCATCGTGACCCATGACATGAAGCTGGCCGCCGATGTGTCAGATCATGTCATCTTTCTGCATCAGGGCCTGATCGAGGAACAGGGGCCGCCAGATACCCTGTTTGGCGCGCCGAAATCCGCGCGCCTGCAACAATTCCTGCGCGCCGGAGCGGCTGCGTAGGCCTTAAAATTCCAACCGGGAGATACCACTATGAAAAACCTGACCTTTACCCTGGCAACCCTGGCGCTGATGACCACCGCCGCCACGGCGCAAGACGTGGTGCGCATCGGTTCCGAGGGCGCCTACCCTCCGTACAACTTCATCAACGACGCCACTGGCGAACTCGACGGGTATGAACGCGCGCTGGGCGACATGATGTGCGAACGCGCCGGGCTGACCTGCGAATGGGTCATCAACGACTGGGACAGCATCATCCCCAACCTGACGGGTGGCAACTACGACGCCATCATGGCGGGGATGAGCATCACCGAAGAACGCAAGCAAGTGATCGCCTTCACCCAGAACTATCTGCAGCCAGAGCCCTCGGCCTATGTCGCGCTGACCGGCGCGGGCGATGATGTGGTGTCGGGTGTGGTCGCGGTGCAGACCAACACCATCCAGGCCAGCCACGCCGCCACGACCGAGGCCGATGTGATCAGCTTCGCCACCCCTGACGAATCCGTCGCCGCCGTGCGCAACGGCGAGGCTGATGCCGTGTTGGCCGACAAATCCTTCCTTGCACCCATTGCGGCGGAATCCGCGGACCTTGAATTCGTGGGCGAGGATGTGCTGCTGGGCGCGGGGATCGGCGTCGGCCTGCGCCAGTCCGACACCGAACTGCGCGAAACCCTCGATGCGGTGATTGCCGAGATGAAGGCCGATGGCTCGATCAACACGCTGATCGTGGAATGGTTCGGCGAGGATTCGCCCCTGTTCTGATCCGGCCCGCCGATCTGGTCCCGATAACCTGAAATCCGGGCGTTTCCTGAATAAGCAAGGGGCCGGGCACTGACTGCCCGGCCCCTTGCCTGTTGATCCGACCCCGCCAGCCCCCCTTGCGCAACCCAACCGGAGACGGGATGTTTTCCTTCTGCACCGACCCCTCCAGCCTGACGGACCTGCCGTGGTTCGCCTGCTACCTGACGTCTGCCACGCATCTGTCGATGTATTGGTCGGTGTTGGTGGTGCTGGCACTGGTGGGGCTGGCCGCGCCCATGGCGCTGGGCATGGGGTTTCTGGGCGCAGTCGCGCAGCGGTCTACCATCGCACCGCTGCGCTGGCTGGGGCTGGGCTATACCGCCATGGTGCGCGGCGTGCCGGACCTGGTGTTCTTCCTGTTCGTACCCATCGCCGTAGATCAGGGCGTGGAATACCTGCTGCACAACGTCCGCTGCCCCGACTGGGACGCAGATGTGCGCCAAGGGTTCGACTTTCTGGTCTGCGCGCAGGCCAAGGTGCCGCCCTCGACCGCCGCCGCCTGGGTACACAACCTCTATGCCTTCACCCTGGCGCTGCTGGCCTTTGCCGTCGTCTTCGGCGCCTTCGCCGCGAACACGTTGCACGGCGCAATGCAGGCCGTACCCCGCGCCCAGATGGAAACCGCCGAGGCCTACGGGATGACCCGCCGTCAGGCCTTCCGCCGCGTGCTGCTGCCACAGATGTGGGTCTATGCCCTGCCCGGCCTGTCGAACCTTTGGATGATCCTCATCAAGGCGACGCCGCTGTTGTTCTTGCTGGGTATTCAGGACATCGTCTTTTGGGCGCGCGAACTTGGCGGGTCAAAGACCGCTGCCTTCTACACCTATCCGCATGACGACTGGCGCGTGTGGTATTTCGCCGCCGTGCTGTGCTTCTACCTCTGCCTCACATGGGTCAGCGAACGCGCGTTTGACCGGCTGAACATCCGCCTGTCACGCGGGCAGGCCACGGCGGGCGGCGAAGCCCTGCGAAAGGCCGCAACATGAGACGCCGCACATGAGAACCTGTGCCGAAAGCTTTCAGGGCTATGCCCTGCGCGCATTGGGCCGCGAGTTCGGCGAACGGCTGTTGCCGCGCGGGCTGGACATCACGCTGTGCGATCAGATCGTGCTGATCGGGTCTGGGATGTTGTGGAACATCTATTTCACCGCGCTGGCGCTGCTGGCGGGCTTCGCGCTTGCCACCGCACTGGCGCTGGGCAAGGGCGCGCGCACGCCGTGGCTGCGCCGCCCGGCGGGGGCGGTGATCTTTCTGTTTCGCGGCTCGCCGCTGTTTATCCAGTTTTTCTTTGCCTACGAGGCGCTGGTCCTGCTGCCTCGCGCCGGGCTGGAAATCCCGCTGATCGTTACCACCGTCACCATGGAAACCGGCTGGCTGACGCGGGCATGGGCCGGCGCGCTGATCGTCTTGTGGCTCAACACCGCCGCCTACACGGCCGAGATCTTCCACGGCGCGCTGCGCGCCATCCCCAAGGGCGATCTGGAGGCCGCGGATGCCTATGGCATGACCGGCGCGGTCAAGTTCCGCCGCATCGTTTGGCCCACCATGCTGCGCCTTGCATGGCCCAGTTACACGAATGAGGCGATCTTTCTGGCCCATGCCACGGCTTTGGTGTTCTTTTCGGGCTTTCCCGCATGGCAGCAATCCGGGGATGCAATGTTCTATGCCCGCTACTTTGCCGACCAAACCTACAATCCTTTCATTCCCTATCCCATCGTTGCGGTGTATTTCATCGGACTGACGCTGTGTATCATCGCGGTGTTCGGTGCGATAAACCGGCGGCTCAACCGCCATCTTCCAAGGGCCGTGCGGGCAAAGTTCCGCTTCCGCCCGCAATACATCAGGTGACTTATGCAAGACTGGCTGCGCGACAATCCGCAGGTCAAGACCATCCGCGTTGCGGCCGCCGACCTGAACGGTCAGGCCCGGGGCAAGCGCATCCCGGCGCGGTTTGCCGGCAAGATCGTGTCGGACGGCACCCGCTTTCCGCTGTCGGTGATGAACCTCGACATCTGGGGCGA harbors:
- a CDS encoding YHS domain-containing (seleno)protein, which translates into the protein MLHRRHMITLTLAALAAPAKAQPYLAEGGVALRGYDPVAYFTHAEPRRGDPAISAQWGGATWHFTDIASRDSFLAAPDRFAPQYGGYCAWAAAQNYLAPVDPTQWQIVDGRLYLNASARIQRRWQRDIPGHIRRADANWADLRP
- a CDS encoding ABC transporter ATP-binding protein; protein product: MTDQSVIEIRGLHKSYGDLAVLKGIDVTARRGDVVALIGSSGSGKSTLLRCCNLLEESQKGDIIFSGDPVRWRGSGAHRRPADPAQVIRIRTNLSMVFQSFNLWAHMTVLQNVMEAPLTVLRQDRAVVESRARALLEKVGIGDKADVYPAQMSGGQQQRAAIARALCMEPDALLFDEPTSALDPELEQEVVRVIKALADEGRTMIIVTHDMKLAADVSDHVIFLHQGLIEEQGPPDTLFGAPKSARLQQFLRAGAAA
- a CDS encoding transporter substrate-binding domain-containing protein — translated: MKNLTFTLATLALMTTAATAQDVVRIGSEGAYPPYNFINDATGELDGYERALGDMMCERAGLTCEWVINDWDSIIPNLTGGNYDAIMAGMSITEERKQVIAFTQNYLQPEPSAYVALTGAGDDVVSGVVAVQTNTIQASHAATTEADVISFATPDESVAAVRNGEADAVLADKSFLAPIAAESADLEFVGEDVLLGAGIGVGLRQSDTELRETLDAVIAEMKADGSINTLIVEWFGEDSPLF
- a CDS encoding ABC transporter permease encodes the protein MFSFCTDPSSLTDLPWFACYLTSATHLSMYWSVLVVLALVGLAAPMALGMGFLGAVAQRSTIAPLRWLGLGYTAMVRGVPDLVFFLFVPIAVDQGVEYLLHNVRCPDWDADVRQGFDFLVCAQAKVPPSTAAAWVHNLYAFTLALLAFAVVFGAFAANTLHGAMQAVPRAQMETAEAYGMTRRQAFRRVLLPQMWVYALPGLSNLWMILIKATPLLFLLGIQDIVFWARELGGSKTAAFYTYPHDDWRVWYFAAVLCFYLCLTWVSERAFDRLNIRLSRGQATAGGEALRKAAT
- a CDS encoding ABC transporter permease subunit; this translates as MRTCAESFQGYALRALGREFGERLLPRGLDITLCDQIVLIGSGMLWNIYFTALALLAGFALATALALGKGARTPWLRRPAGAVIFLFRGSPLFIQFFFAYEALVLLPRAGLEIPLIVTTVTMETGWLTRAWAGALIVLWLNTAAYTAEIFHGALRAIPKGDLEAADAYGMTGAVKFRRIVWPTMLRLAWPSYTNEAIFLAHATALVFFSGFPAWQQSGDAMFYARYFADQTYNPFIPYPIVAVYFIGLTLCIIAVFGAINRRLNRHLPRAVRAKFRFRPQYIR